Proteins encoded by one window of Candidatus Binatia bacterium:
- a CDS encoding MbtH family protein yields MNGNTNADSARYKVVVNQEEQYSIWPAERENPVGWRDAGTIGSKTECLAYIREAWADMRPLSLRQTMDQQER; encoded by the coding sequence ATGAATGGGAACACCAACGCCGACAGTGCACGCTACAAAGTCGTCGTGAATCAGGAAGAACAGTACTCGATCTGGCCTGCCGAGCGGGAGAACCCTGTTGGCTGGAGGGATGCAGGTACGATCGGGTCCAAGACCGAGTGCTTGGCCTATATTAGAGAAGCGTGGGCCGACATGAGGCCGCTCAGCCTGCGCCAGACGATGGACCAGCAGGAAAGATAG